In Oscillospiraceae bacterium, a single window of DNA contains:
- the katG gene encoding catalase/peroxidase HPI, with the protein MNNSKCPVTGNTRRPNFAQGTKNKDWWPNQLDLGVLHQNSKAGNPLDDGFDYADAFESLDLQSVKDDLSALMTDSQDWWPADYGHYGPLFIRMAWHSAGTYRTMDGRGGARDGTQRFAPLNSWPDNVNLDKARRLLWPIKQKYGQGISWADLMILAGNVAIESMGLKLIGFAGGRADVWEPQEDVYWGSEVKWLGGEKRYADDRQLDSPLAAVQMGLIYVNPEGPEGQPIPIESAKDVRETFARMAMNDEETVALIAGGHTFGKAHGAASASHVGADPEGAPIEEQGLGWKSSYGTGNAGDTIGSGIEGAWKSNPTKWDMGYLKVLLKYEWELLKSPAGAYIWLAKDCDEEDWVVDAHDPSKKHRPMMTTADLSLKFDPVYEKIAKDYYANPDKFADAFANAWFKLTHRDMGPVTMYRGNDVPTEIFIWQDPVPPRGEYTLSSKDIEMLKDNIASSGLTVSQLVSTAWASAASFRGSDLRGGANGARIRLEPQISWQVNQPEQLKAVLSKYEDIQRGFSADGRTVSLADLIVLGGAVGIELAAKKAGAAINVPFAPGRTDASQEQTDVKSFAVLEPLYDGFRNYQQRDFSTLPEELLVDRAQLLGLTAPEMTVLLGGLRVLGNNFEQSPHGVLTHNPQTLTNDFFINLLSMDTAWHSTDDANIFIGTDRKTGSQKWTATRVDLIFGSSSQLRAIAEVYASDDANAKFLRDFVAAWNKVMNADRFDLLR; encoded by the coding sequence ATGAACAATTCAAAATGCCCCGTTACCGGGAACACACGTCGACCAAACTTCGCACAAGGTACCAAGAACAAAGACTGGTGGCCAAACCAACTCGACCTTGGCGTTCTGCATCAAAACTCCAAAGCCGGAAACCCGCTTGACGACGGTTTCGATTACGCCGATGCGTTTGAGTCGCTTGATTTGCAATCCGTCAAAGATGACCTCTCGGCTCTGATGACCGATTCGCAGGACTGGTGGCCGGCGGACTATGGTCATTACGGACCGCTCTTCATCCGTATGGCATGGCACAGCGCGGGTACTTATCGCACCATGGATGGTCGCGGCGGCGCGCGTGACGGCACACAGCGATTTGCGCCGCTCAACAGTTGGCCGGACAATGTCAATTTAGACAAAGCGCGACGGTTGCTTTGGCCTATCAAGCAAAAATATGGCCAAGGCATATCGTGGGCAGACCTAATGATTCTGGCAGGAAACGTCGCTATTGAGTCAATGGGACTAAAACTCATTGGCTTCGCTGGCGGACGCGCTGATGTGTGGGAGCCGCAAGAAGACGTCTATTGGGGTTCGGAAGTCAAGTGGTTGGGCGGCGAGAAACGTTATGCCGATGATCGACAACTTGACAGTCCACTGGCCGCTGTGCAGATGGGTTTGATTTACGTCAACCCCGAAGGCCCTGAGGGGCAGCCCATCCCCATTGAATCGGCCAAAGATGTTCGTGAAACATTTGCGCGTATGGCAATGAACGACGAAGAAACTGTCGCGCTCATCGCTGGTGGGCACACTTTTGGTAAAGCTCACGGTGCGGCGTCGGCCTCTCATGTTGGAGCAGACCCTGAGGGTGCGCCTATCGAGGAACAGGGGTTGGGATGGAAAAGCAGTTACGGCACAGGCAACGCCGGCGACACCATTGGCAGCGGCATTGAGGGCGCGTGGAAGTCCAATCCAACTAAGTGGGATATGGGCTATCTCAAAGTGTTGCTTAAATATGAGTGGGAGCTGCTGAAAAGCCCGGCGGGTGCATATATCTGGCTGGCAAAAGACTGCGACGAAGAGGATTGGGTCGTAGACGCCCACGACCCAAGCAAAAAACACCGTCCCATGATGACGACAGCTGACTTATCGCTGAAATTTGACCCTGTCTACGAAAAAATTGCCAAGGATTATTACGCCAATCCCGACAAGTTTGCCGATGCCTTTGCCAACGCGTGGTTTAAATTGACTCATCGTGACATGGGGCCGGTCACGATGTACCGGGGCAACGATGTGCCGACGGAAATCTTTATTTGGCAAGACCCTGTCCCGCCGCGCGGCGAGTATACACTCAGCAGCAAAGACATCGAAATGCTGAAAGACAACATCGCGTCTTCCGGCTTGACGGTATCACAGCTGGTCAGCACGGCATGGGCAAGCGCCGCGTCGTTCCGCGGCTCTGATTTGCGCGGCGGCGCTAATGGCGCGCGTATCAGACTCGAACCGCAAATCTCATGGCAAGTCAACCAACCCGAGCAGTTGAAAGCTGTCTTGAGCAAATATGAAGACATTCAGCGCGGCTTCAGCGCAGACGGAAGAACCGTATCGCTGGCCGACCTGATTGTGCTGGGCGGTGCTGTCGGCATCGAGTTGGCGGCGAAAAAGGCCGGTGCCGCCATCAATGTACCCTTCGCTCCCGGCAGAACCGATGCCTCGCAAGAACAGACTGATGTAAAATCCTTCGCCGTGTTGGAGCCGCTCTACGACGGGTTCAGAAATTACCAACAGCGCGATTTTTCGACATTGCCCGAAGAGTTGTTAGTAGATCGCGCGCAATTATTGGGGCTAACCGCGCCGGAAATGACGGTTTTGTTGGGTGGGTTGCGGGTGTTGGGCAATAATTTTGAGCAATCTCCGCACGGTGTATTGACCCACAATCCGCAAACCTTGACCAATGATTTTTTCATCAACCTCTTAAGCATGGACACCGCTTGGCATTCCACTGACGACGCGAACATCTTTATCGGTACTGATAGGAAGACAGGCTCGCAAAAGTGGACTGCAACAAGAGTAGATCTTATTTTCGGGTCAAGCTCACAACTTCGAGCCATCGCCGAAGTCTACGCCAGTGACGATGCTAATGCCAAGTTTCTGCGTGATTTTGTTGCAGCATGGAACAAAGTGATGAACGCCGACAGGTTTGATTTGTTGCGGTAG
- a CDS encoding basic amino acid ABC transporter substrate-binding protein: MKRILCTVLAVLMLSIMLVACNGEGGGSDGRPTLTMATNAEFPPFEFINDAGQYDGFDVELARAIADYLDMRLVIDNMAFDAVLVAVETGVADVAIAAITITPERAQSVAFTMPYFETDLVAIVMEGSDITSTEQLAEARIVVQLGTTSDLWADLNLPNASITRLQSPPDTIPELRTGRADAIIIDREVANQFISDASDLVVLDEELGREVYGMAIALDNTELLDKINGALESLKTSGEYDRIFDNWFGA, from the coding sequence ATGAAACGAATTCTTTGCACAGTCTTAGCAGTTCTTATGCTATCCATCATGCTGGTCGCTTGCAACGGTGAAGGCGGCGGAAGTGACGGCCGTCCCACATTGACTATGGCCACCAATGCCGAATTCCCGCCCTTTGAGTTTATTAATGACGCCGGCCAATATGACGGCTTTGACGTTGAGTTAGCGCGTGCCATTGCCGACTACCTTGACATGAGGCTTGTTATCGACAACATGGCCTTTGACGCAGTTCTTGTAGCAGTTGAAACGGGTGTCGCCGATGTAGCCATCGCGGCGATTACTATTACGCCGGAGCGCGCTCAAAGCGTGGCATTTACTATGCCGTATTTTGAAACAGACCTGGTCGCGATTGTCATGGAGGGCAGCGACATCACTTCAACCGAGCAATTGGCAGAAGCTCGCATTGTCGTGCAACTTGGCACAACAAGCGACCTTTGGGCTGACCTCAACCTGCCGAATGCAAGTATTACCCGTCTGCAAAGCCCGCCGGATACAATCCCTGAGCTGAGAACCGGCCGTGCCGATGCCATTATCATTGACCGCGAAGTTGCTAATCAATTTATTTCGGATGCTTCTGACTTGGTTGTTCTTGACGAAGAACTTGGCCGTGAAGTGTATGGCATGGCTATTGCGCTTGATAACACCGAGTTGCTTGACAAAATCAACGGCGCGCTGGAATCACTGAAAACATCGGGTGAATACGACAGAATTTTTGACAACTGGTTCGGCGCGTAA
- a CDS encoding amino acid ABC transporter permease: MQITLTAAFIGIALGFFIALMKISKFAPLRAIATTYIAVIRGTPMFVQLLIWWFVIFPMFAPQVDRMWVAIIAFGVNSGAYVAEIFRAGILSVDKGQTEAGRSVGLSSTQTMRLIILPQAIKNSLPALCNEFISLFKETSIAGAVIGVRELTLASNVIRSRTFDAFMPLIAVALIYLVVVLILTWLMTRLERRLRKSDSR, translated from the coding sequence ATGCAAATCACGCTAACGGCTGCTTTTATTGGTATCGCGCTCGGCTTTTTTATTGCGCTGATGAAAATCTCAAAGTTTGCGCCGTTGCGTGCCATAGCAACAACATACATCGCTGTTATTCGCGGTACGCCTATGTTCGTACAATTGTTGATTTGGTGGTTTGTCATATTTCCGATGTTTGCGCCCCAAGTCGATCGAATGTGGGTGGCGATTATCGCGTTTGGCGTCAATTCAGGCGCATATGTTGCCGAAATATTCCGTGCCGGGATTTTATCCGTCGACAAAGGACAAACCGAGGCAGGGCGCTCGGTCGGATTAAGCTCAACGCAAACCATGCGCCTGATTATTCTGCCACAAGCTATTAAGAACTCATTGCCGGCACTATGCAATGAATTTATTTCGTTGTTCAAAGAAACCTCTATCGCCGGGGCAGTGATTGGCGTGCGAGAGCTTACATTGGCCAGCAATGTCATTCGCTCACGCACATTTGATGCGTTCATGCCGCTAATTGCCGTCGCGCTTATCTATTTGGTGGTTGTCTTAATTTTAACCTGGTTGATGACCAGGCTTGAAAGGAGGTTACGTAAGAGTGATTCGCGTTGA
- a CDS encoding amino acid ABC transporter ATP-binding protein — translation MIRVESLCKSFGDLLVLDGINETISEGEKVVVIGPSGSGKSTFLRCLNLLEKPTSGHIFIEDEEITAKKCNINAIRCKMGMVFQHFNLFPHKTVLENLTLAPRHTKRMNKADAQEFGMQLLERVGLTDKAKSYPAQLSGGQKQRVAIARSLAMRPKIMLFDEPTSALDPEMVGEVLDVMRGLADEGMTMVVVTHEMHFARDVGSRVLFMCDGVIAEQGLPEEIFTNPQNQRTKQFLNSILRI, via the coding sequence GTGATTCGCGTTGAAAGTTTGTGCAAATCCTTTGGCGACCTCCTTGTGCTCGACGGTATAAACGAAACCATCAGCGAGGGCGAGAAGGTCGTTGTCATTGGTCCGTCGGGCAGCGGCAAGTCTACCTTTTTGCGTTGCCTCAACTTGCTGGAAAAACCAACGTCTGGGCATATTTTTATTGAGGATGAGGAAATTACGGCAAAAAAATGCAACATCAATGCCATCCGTTGCAAAATGGGCATGGTATTCCAGCATTTTAACCTGTTCCCGCACAAGACGGTGCTTGAAAATCTGACGTTAGCGCCTCGCCACACCAAACGCATGAACAAAGCCGATGCCCAAGAATTTGGCATGCAGTTGTTAGAGCGTGTCGGGCTGACCGATAAAGCGAAATCCTACCCTGCGCAGTTGTCGGGTGGGCAAAAGCAGCGCGTTGCGATTGCGCGATCGTTGGCCATGCGTCCAAAAATCATGCTGTTTGACGAGCCGACATCGGCACTCGACCCTGAGATGGTGGGAGAAGTTTTGGATGTTATGCGCGGACTCGCCGATGAGGGCATGACAATGGTGGTTGTCACGCACGAAATGCATTTTGCCCGCGATGTCGGCAGTCGTGTACTCTTTATGTGCGATGGTGTCATTGCCGAACAAGGCCTGCCTGAAGAGATATTTACCAATCCGCAGAATCAAAGAACTAAACAGTTTTTGAATAGTATTTTGCGGATATGA
- a CDS encoding prolyl oligopeptidase family serine peptidase, which produces MLRFIKRRKHIGITIFTIAILILAILILIPTFVMSMFLGERIEQKQRDSMEFGIESEQISLFTEDDLALAAWRTYTQNEILNGTVIIVSGLQEPSVTAFFGYANMFAEHGWDSLLIEKRARSLSEGDSIGFGTTEWRDVKAGVDFLAADMRVGDFPIIALGTSAGGATAIIAGGEVPRIDGVIAISAYADFVGLYVDSLPTFGLPRFVGVLTTPFIYLNMWLRLGFDAISYTPINGIVKLGERPILLMHSTNDRQVRFSHFEQLYQTAKDADVAVTAFVREGNWHFVCYDHYTDTPVRDAAFTEAVLAFLGQFTR; this is translated from the coding sequence TTGCTGCGTTTTATAAAAAGAAGAAAACACATTGGCATCACCATATTTACTATTGCAATTCTCATTTTAGCCATTTTAATTTTGATTCCCACGTTTGTCATGTCTATGTTCTTAGGTGAAAGGATCGAACAGAAGCAGCGAGATTCTATGGAGTTCGGCATAGAGTCTGAGCAAATTTCTCTTTTCACGGAGGATGACTTGGCGTTAGCTGCATGGAGGACATATACACAAAACGAGATTCTCAATGGGACAGTTATTATTGTTTCCGGCCTGCAAGAGCCTTCAGTAACGGCCTTTTTTGGTTATGCGAACATGTTCGCTGAGCATGGCTGGGATTCTCTTTTGATCGAAAAGCGGGCAAGAAGTCTTAGCGAAGGCGACAGCATTGGCTTTGGTACGACAGAGTGGCGAGATGTAAAAGCTGGCGTTGATTTCCTCGCTGCTGACATGCGGGTGGGTGATTTTCCTATCATAGCACTAGGTACGTCTGCCGGTGGGGCGACTGCAATCATAGCAGGCGGAGAAGTGCCTCGAATAGACGGTGTGATTGCCATTTCTGCCTATGCAGACTTTGTTGGTTTGTATGTGGACAGCTTACCAACGTTCGGCCTCCCTAGATTTGTCGGTGTTCTTACTACGCCTTTTATATACCTAAACATGTGGCTTCGTTTGGGGTTTGACGCTATTTCATATACGCCGATAAACGGCATTGTGAAGCTCGGTGAACGTCCCATTCTCCTCATGCATTCGACAAATGACCGGCAAGTACGATTCTCTCATTTCGAACAATTATATCAAACGGCAAAAGATGCCGACGTTGCTGTGACCGCCTTTGTGCGGGAAGGTAACTGGCACTTTGTTTGCTATGACCACTACACTGATACCCCTGTCCGAGATGCGGCATTCACTGAGGCCGTCCTTGCATTTCTCGGACAATTTACGAGGTGA